The stretch of DNA CGCCGAAGACATCGCTGTTGGCGCGTAATACATCGCCGTGGTGAAACCCCACGCGCAGTTGCAAGGGCGAGTCCGAACTCTCCGCCAGCCTCGTCACGGTCGATTGCATTTCGGCGCTCGCGCGCAGCGCGGCTTGGGATTCGGCGAACAGGCACATGATTTCATCGCCAATGGATTTGATGACCTCGCCGCCGAATTGCCGGGCGACGTAACCGATTTCTTCCAGGCATTGGGCGATCATGAAGAGCGCGGCCTGGTCCCCCAGGGTTTCGTACAAACGCGAACTGCCCGCGACATCGGCGAACAATATGGCCGCGCGCGCTTCGGAGACGCTGCCGTCGCTGGGGGTGGGTGCTTCGGTGGAAGGTTCTTGCATGAGAGACCTCAGCTACGCTGGCGAATGGCCAAGACGGCCTGGTTGCGAGGGGCTTTGAGCAAACTCAGATCGGCTTGCCGGATGCGTAGCGCGATGGCGCTGTCGCTGTCGCCGTAGAACAGCCCAACAGGATGCGGGCCCACCCGCACGGGAAACAGCACGAAGGACTGCGCGCCAGGAAGCATGGTCCGGTACCAGCCCGGGATGTGTTGCCGTATGCGCTCCGCGTTCACGTCATCGATGAGGACATCGATGCCTTGGGAGAGGGCGGCGTTGAAGACGTCCTTGGTGGCGGTGAGCGGAACGTGGAATCCGCTTTTTAGAAGCTGCTCGACTCCCTCCCCAAAGCCATAGCGGCCGTGCAAGCGGTTGGCGCTGGAATCGCGCACGCACAGAACCATGCGCGTGAATCCGATGGCGCGGTACATGGTCTCGAGGATCATGCGCAGCACGTTATTCAATTCGAACTTTCCTTCGAGGTAATTATTGACGTCCTGAATTCCCGCATTCAGGATGTCCCTGCGGGCCGCGCCCGATAACGAGGCCGAGGCCGGCGCGCCCAAGGTGGTGGCGGAGATTGCCTTCAAGGTCGCGGACGCGTCCTTGCCTTCCTCCCCATGTTGCTGGCCGCCAATGACGCTCTTGAGCGCGGAGTAGAAGGGGCTGTTGGCGGGCCGCAAGGTGAGTAAGGACGTATCGGCGTTGAGTGCCTCGTAGGCATCCTTGATGAGCTTCGGCACTTCGTCTTTCGACAGATTAAGCGCGTCACAGAATCGCTCCGCCATGTTCTCGAGGGCGGCGTCGCGTTTTTGCGGGTTGCTGTTTTGAATGGCCGCGCACAGCTCCGCGCACGCATCGGCGATCACCCTCAGGAATTGGTCATCCGTCTCGGGTTTGGAAGGTTTTCCATCGGGCAAACGGCGCAGGCTCTCCACGAGCCGCTCCGGAAAATGCCAGTGTTTGGCGACGCCCACGGCGAGATCATCGTATGTCACGCCGAGCACCTCGCGCGCCGCGCGCATATCGCTGTAGCCCTTGGCGAGCGAGAGTTTTTGAATTTCCACGTACTCGTCGTGGAAGTAGAAAGCGGTGAGCAATTTCCCCAGCGAGTGCAGCAAGGAGGAGATGAAAGCTTCCTCCGTGTCCTTCATTTGCGCATGCTGTGCCAGCAAGCGGCCCAGCATTCCGCAGAAATAACTCGCCAGAATCTCATCGCGCAGGTGGGCGGCTTGGGCTTTGTTCTGCAAATGCTCGAAGAGCATCAACGTGAGAGTGACCTTGCGCGTGTTGTCGTAGCCCAGCACCATGACGGCGCGGGAAACGGTGCTGATGTTGGCACCGAATTGCCGGTAGTAGACGGTGTTCACCAGCTTGAGCAGCTTGTTGGTCAGGGCGAAATCCTTGAGGATGGTGCTGGCGAGTTCCGTCAAGTTATCGGAGGTCGAAATGGCTGCCCGGTTGATGGCCCCGATGGTGGAGGTGAGCGCGGGGAAGTCGCTGCGGTGGCGCATGCGGCGCAACAGAAAATCCAGCGTGCCTTGCTGGCCGTCTGAGGGCGCGGCCGCATCGGGCGTTTCCTCCGGGTTGAGATAGAGATAAAGCGCGTTTTCCATCTCCGTTGCCGATGCGAACCGGTCTTCCGGGATTTTTGCCAGGGAACGCAGTACCAAGTCGTCCACCCGTTCGTCCACCACCGGGTTGACTTCCGAGGGTGGTACGAACTCCTCGTGCACCATGCGGTGCAAGGTCTCGAATACGTTCTTTCCGAGGATGGCGGGCTTGCCGCATAACATCTCGTAGAGCACCATGCCCACGGAGAATAAGTCGGAGCGGGTAGTGTAGATTTTCCGGTCGATGTACTCCGGAGCCATGTAGGCGGGCGTGCCGGCAAAGGCTTCGTCGTCGTCCAGCTCTTGCGATACCAACTGCGCGACGCCAAAATCCATGATGCGGATGACCTCGCCCTGGATCATCAGATTGGCGGGCTTCAGATCCCGGTGAACGATGCCTTTCTGGTGCGCATAGCCCACGCCCCTCAAGATCTGGATGGTGATATCCACCGCCCGCGCCGGGGGCAGGGGGCCAGCATCGCGGATTTGCGCTTGCAGTGTTCGCCCCTCCACATACTCGAATACCAGGTAGGGCACGCCTTGTTCTTCGCCGGCGTCGAACAACGGGACGATGTTCGGATGGGCGAGCTGGCTCACGATCATGGATTCTTCCAAGAGCGCTTGCATTTGTCCCGTGCGCTCCTGGTTGGTCCGACCGGACACCTGTAGGGTTTTGATTGCGACTCGCCGCTTTAGGCGCGTATCCTCCGCGAGAAACACTTCCCCCTGCGCGCCTTTGCCGAGGGTTTTAAGGATACGAAAACGCCCTATGCTGGTCGCTGAGGCCATTGTCAGCATGGCTTCCTTATCGGCAGGCGAGGCTCTCGCCTTGATGCTAGGCGGCGAGTTCGCGTGCACTTCCAGGGCGTGGCGGTGGATAGCCGTGTGTCATAATCAACCCGTTGAAAAACTTAAGGTAAATGTGAATGGAAGAGAATAAACGCAAGGCCCTTCAGGCGGCTCTCTCGCAAATCGAAAAGCAATTCGGCAAGGGATCCATCATGCGGCTGGGCGCGGGCGACATCAACAAGGACATCCAGGTCGTTTCCACGGGCTCCTTGGGGTTGGATATCGCCTTGGGCGTGGGCGGATTGCCCAGGGGCCGGGTGGTGGAAATATACGGTCCGGAATCCTCCGGCAAGACCACGCTGACCTTGTCCGTGATCGCCCAGATGCAAAAGGCAGGGGGAACGGCGGCCTTCATCGACGCCGAGCACGCCCTGGATCCCCAATATGCCCAAAAACTCGGGGTGAGTGTCGATGAATTGCTTATTTCCCAGCCCGACAACGGCGAACAGGCGCTGGAAATCGCCGACATGCTCGTGCGTTCGGGCTCCGTGGACGTGGTGGTGGTGGATTCCGTGGCGGCCCTCACCCCGCGGGCGGAGATCGAAGGTGAAATGGGCGAGCCGCAGATGGGCCTGCAGGCGCGCTTGATGTCCCAAGCGCTGCGCAAGCTCACCGCCAACATCAAGCGCTCAAACACCCTGGTCATCTTCATCAACCAGATACGCATGAAGATCGGCGTGATGTTTGGCAATCCCGAGACCACCACTGGCGGTAACGCACTCAAGTTCTACGCCTCGGTGCGCCTGGATATTCGCCGCGTCGGTTCCATCAAGAAGGGCGACGAGGTCATCGGCTCCGAAACCCGGGTCAAGGTAGTGAAGAACAAAGTGGCGCCGCCATTCA from Betaproteobacteria bacterium encodes:
- the recA gene encoding recombinase RecA encodes the protein MEENKRKALQAALSQIEKQFGKGSIMRLGAGDINKDIQVVSTGSLGLDIALGVGGLPRGRVVEIYGPESSGKTTLTLSVIAQMQKAGGTAAFIDAEHALDPQYAQKLGVSVDELLISQPDNGEQALEIADMLVRSGSVDVVVVDSVAALTPRAEIEGEMGEPQMGLQARLMSQALRKLTANIKRSNTLVIFINQIRMKIGVMFGNPETTTGGNALKFYASVRLDIRRVGSIKKGDEVIGSETRVKVVKNKVAPPFKQADFDILYGGGISWEGEVIDLGVLHKVVEKSGAWYSYGADRIGQGKDNAREFLKEHKDMALEIEAKIRAAAGVSGGGEALTAGAGEE
- a CDS encoding serine/threonine protein kinase, whose protein sequence is MLTMASATSIGRFRILKTLGKGAQGEVFLAEDTRLKRRVAIKTLQVSGRTNQERTGQMQALLEESMIVSQLAHPNIVPLFDAGEEQGVPYLVFEYVEGRTLQAQIRDAGPLPPARAVDITIQILRGVGYAHQKGIVHRDLKPANLMIQGEVIRIMDFGVAQLVSQELDDDEAFAGTPAYMAPEYIDRKIYTTRSDLFSVGMVLYEMLCGKPAILGKNVFETLHRMVHEEFVPPSEVNPVVDERVDDLVLRSLAKIPEDRFASATEMENALYLYLNPEETPDAAAPSDGQQGTLDFLLRRMRHRSDFPALTSTIGAINRAAISTSDNLTELASTILKDFALTNKLLKLVNTVYYRQFGANISTVSRAVMVLGYDNTRKVTLTLMLFEHLQNKAQAAHLRDEILASYFCGMLGRLLAQHAQMKDTEEAFISSLLHSLGKLLTAFYFHDEYVEIQKLSLAKGYSDMRAAREVLGVTYDDLAVGVAKHWHFPERLVESLRRLPDGKPSKPETDDQFLRVIADACAELCAAIQNSNPQKRDAALENMAERFCDALNLSKDEVPKLIKDAYEALNADTSLLTLRPANSPFYSALKSVIGGQQHGEEGKDASATLKAISATTLGAPASASLSGAARRDILNAGIQDVNNYLEGKFELNNVLRMILETMYRAIGFTRMVLCVRDSSANRLHGRYGFGEGVEQLLKSGFHVPLTATKDVFNAALSQGIDVLIDDVNAERIRQHIPGWYRTMLPGAQSFVLFPVRVGPHPVGLFYGDSDSAIALRIRQADLSLLKAPRNQAVLAIRQRS